CCCGACACGAGGATGTCGACAATGCCGGTGACCATGCTGGTCATGATCGCATTGTCCATGACCCAGAGGACGGGATAGGCCTTGTCGGGCTGCGCGGCATAGCTGGCGGGCAGGACGATCTGCACGGTGTGCTGGTAGGGCATGCCCTCGGCCTGCATGAGGCGCGGTTCGACGCGCTGCATGGCCGAGCGGGCGTCGGGGATGAGCGCGAGCTGGGGATTGGCGGTGGCTACTGCGGGGGCGGCGGTCGCCACGGCGAGGAGCGCGGCGGCGGACAAGGCAAAACGCATCGGGAAAATGTCTTTCTTCACAGGCAAAATTAGACCGTCCATTGGTGGTTTAGGGCGGCAATACAGTCAATCATGCTTCGACGAACGGTTGGCAAGGCCCCAGAAGGCGGCGAGGCCGGCGATCGCCGCAGTGATCGCCATGATGATCGAGGCGCGGTGGAAACCCTCGAACAGCGCCGGGCCGGTCAAGGACAGGACGCCCCCCAGCAAGGCGACGGCGACGAGGTTCCCGGTGCGGCTGACGGCGTTGTTGAGACCCGAGGCGGTGCCGGTGAACTTGTCGGCCACCGCGGTCATGACGGTCGAGGTCAGCGGCGCGACGGTGATCGCCATGCCGAGGCTGATGACGAGGAGACTGGGAAGGACGGTGGTCCAATAGTCGGTGCCCTCGTCGATGCGCAGGCCCAGCAGGAAGCCCGCGGCAACGACCAGCGGACCGAGCGTGAGCGGGAAGCGCGCGCCGATGCGCTCGGCAAGACCGCCCATCAGCGGGCTGCCCAATCCGATGAGAAGCGGGAAGGGCATGATGGCGAGACCGGCCTGTGTCGGGCTGTAGCCCGCGCTGTCGATGAGGAGATAGGGCAGGAGGAGGAGCATGCCGCCGAGCGCTGCATAGAGGAGGAATGTCAGCAGGTTGAGCGCGACGACGGCGCGCGCGCCGAACAGGCGAAGCGGCATCATGGCCGTGTCGCCGACGCGATGTTCGATCGCGAGAAAGAGGCCGAGGACGGCAAGGCCCGCAGTGCCGGAGAGAATGACGGTGCGGTCGAACATGCCGTCCAACGACCAGCTGGTCAGCGCGAAGGCGATCAGGCCGAGGCCGAGGGTCGCGGTGAGCGCGCCCTTGTAATCGGTGCGGCCGCGGGCGTCGGGGACGACTTCCTCGACCTTGGCGAGGGCGATGGCGATCGCCGCGAGGGCGATGGGCAGCGGGACCCAGAATATGAGGCGCCAGCCGAGATTGTCGACGATCGCGCCGCCGCCCAGCGGGGCGAGCGCGCCCGCAATGGCCCCGGCGGCGGCCCAGATGCCGACGGCGCGCCCGCGCGCCTCGCCCGAATAGGCGCCGTTGAGAAGCGACAAGCTGTTGGGGAGGAGCAGCGCGGCG
The nucleotide sequence above comes from Sphingomicrobium arenosum. Encoded proteins:
- a CDS encoding MFS transporter; this translates as MAVLASSLAFVNGSLINVALPAIRADLGASPAQLQWMVNAFNLPVAALLLLGGTLGDHHGRRRLLVIGVALFFAGGLLSALFPLFATITAGRAVQGIGAALLLPNSLSLLNGAYSGEARGRAVGIWAAAGAIAGALAPLGGGAIVDNLGWRLIFWVPLPIALAAIAIALAKVEEVVPDARGRTDYKGALTATLGLGLIAFALTSWSLDGMFDRTVILSGTAGLAVLGLFLAIEHRVGDTAMMPLRLFGARAVVALNLLTFLLYAALGGMLLLLPYLLIDSAGYSPTQAGLAIMPFPLLIGLGSPLMGGLAERIGARFPLTLGPLVVAAGFLLGLRIDEGTDYWTTVLPSLLVISLGMAITVAPLTSTVMTAVADKFTGTASGLNNAVSRTGNLVAVALLGGVLSLTGPALFEGFHRASIIMAITAAIAGLAAFWGLANRSSKHD